A section of the Verrucomicrobium sp. GAS474 genome encodes:
- a CDS encoding FTR1 family protein, which yields MSSTADLSSPSIVIPADAPAPKRWTLSALLLTLIGAAAIVSTLVWMFRTSGGTPDPTTEGLTPGAALFNIALLVFREGMECVLVLSAIMASMVGKDAVHRRPVWLGVVVGIAATVATWFIAVGIVNDLLDSVPALDMQVWTGLVAIVVLLVIMNWFFHKIYWGGWITAHNRKKRELLAAKKENGDDGAIHRKLVLGLGILGFSSLYREGFEVVLFLQSYHLKMGAGIVFGGCLIGLVLTGILAALTFVAHRHLPYRQMLILTGVLLAGVLMIMVGEQVFEMQQAHWIATSEIPFLKEIVPDWAGVWVSFFPNWQSCLSQLAAAALVGGSYIAARLQARSEQQKA from the coding sequence ATGAGCTCCACCGCCGACCTCTCCTCCCCCTCGATCGTCATCCCCGCCGACGCGCCCGCCCCGAAGCGGTGGACCCTCTCGGCCCTCCTCCTCACCCTCATCGGCGCGGCGGCCATCGTCTCGACCCTCGTCTGGATGTTCCGCACCTCGGGCGGGACCCCCGATCCGACCACCGAGGGGCTGACCCCCGGGGCCGCCCTCTTCAACATCGCCCTCCTCGTCTTCCGCGAGGGGATGGAGTGCGTCCTCGTCCTCTCGGCGATCATGGCGAGCATGGTCGGGAAGGACGCCGTCCACCGGCGTCCCGTCTGGCTCGGCGTCGTCGTCGGCATCGCGGCGACGGTCGCCACCTGGTTCATCGCCGTCGGCATCGTCAACGACCTCCTCGACAGCGTCCCCGCCCTCGACATGCAGGTCTGGACCGGCCTCGTCGCCATCGTCGTCCTCCTCGTCATCATGAACTGGTTCTTCCACAAGATCTACTGGGGCGGCTGGATCACGGCCCACAACCGGAAGAAGCGGGAACTCCTCGCGGCGAAGAAGGAGAACGGCGACGACGGGGCGATCCACAGGAAGCTCGTCCTCGGCCTCGGCATCCTCGGCTTCTCCTCCCTCTACCGCGAGGGCTTCGAGGTCGTCCTCTTCCTCCAGAGCTACCACCTGAAGATGGGCGCGGGCATCGTCTTCGGCGGCTGCCTCATCGGCCTCGTCCTCACCGGCATCCTGGCGGCCCTCACCTTCGTCGCCCACCGCCACCTCCCCTACCGCCAGATGCTGATCCTCACCGGCGTCCTGCTGGCGGGCGTCCTCATGATCATGGTCGGGGAGCAGGTCTTCGAGATGCAGCAGGCCCATTGGATCGCCACCTCGGAGATCCCCTTCCTGAAGGAGATCGTCCCCGATTGGGCCGGCGTCTGGGTCTCCTTCTTCCCGAACTGGCAATCGTGCCTCTCGCAGCTCGCCGCGGCCGCGCTCGTCGGCGGCTCCTACATCGCCGCGCGCCTCCAGGCGCGCAGCGAGCAGCAGAAGGCCTGA